The segment gacgtgctgcgggaccaggagcgccaggaggacCGGAggaaccagaggtggaccagaggtgaacaccacggcgatcgacatcgatcgatattcggcggagtggggggcgccgctcgagctcggcgagagctctccgtcagtcagtcagtcggggcggggggaccggcgtgagcggacgtgctgcaggaccaggagcgccaggaggacCGGAggaaccagaggtggaccagaggtggaccagaggtgaacaccacggcgatcgacattgatcgatattcctatacctattgtctttcacaacattttgcaattttaccttccttcagatcaaaatatgtatatgtattatccaagctgatttgccccgggcgtgaacaatgtcatatatcgtctggttctatttaggtaaagagacgggctagtatttcgtcggtgataatattataaggcaattacagaatgggtaaatactatatcattcttcttctacttgacgagtatctcgtcgttggtagaacttttagcgatgtggtatttcagatcactgtaagttccacgttatccccgcgcccggttaccggtcccgctgaataacacaggggctggcagtctttaatagtatctcgtctgtgccaaaacatcgtctgaaatatggcggaaaATGTAACAttcaataataatcgatatggtttcgtgataattcgcattctcactaTGCGCTTACCAACatacagcatttgatttttatttattatatagatgTATATCTACAATTATCTTTATcagtacaatattaataaacataaatatgaaattttcataattaattgtaattgaagtggAGATGCCATCTGTCGTTCAACTCTAGTGTTTCACCTGTTTAGTGTCAGCAAATCGGCACCAGATGTTGCTGTTGAAATCTACAAAGTTTTTGAGAATTTTGCCACAACGTCGAACGGCGCTGTTTTCAGATATTGCAAAGCAAATAAATCTTGCCGGGACTTGTATCACATGTAATGGCGAAAACGGTAAAAATCATTCGTGCCTATTAATAAGAAAGGGTTACTACCATGCCAGACTGTGCCAGACCAGTGATGGGATTGTTTGTTGTTGGCGCTTTTCGCgtgcatgcgcgagtttcgtcagggccGTGTCTACGTCTACGTCCGAAAGTGGGGAAGTACTGGGGGGAAAGTAGTAGGCGGGAAATTAGCAGGGCgaccaaggtacccgatctGACCCGATCTTCGTACTGGCTCTTTGTCTTTCTTCTGTCGCCTGTCTGTCGCTGTCGCTGGTTACTATCGAATTATACGAATAACAGAAACATCTCGAACGGATATTGTGATGAACGTAAATACACTTTAGCTCACTGTAAAATGTCAACACGGCAGAGTGTTGAATTGTACGAACTGATTGGTTGATACTCGAAGTATTATAGCGGACTGAAGTAAACAAGGTAACATAACCTCTATATATGTTTACATGTTGCATTTCTGTTTAGCTATTCTCAGTAAAATATTCAGTAATTCTTTTCTTCTAGATAGAAGTGACCGTATTATCgataactagactccggatgtttatgcaaagcaaaaagtttctgcatcaattgcaagatgcaggagctatttaaatataaatttacgttcttcattaataattttaatgtggtgaaaataatatattaatactcgtaaagtctttcaatattttcactgttttaaattgcacttgctcattttcgttataaatgcataagatccgAAGTCTACAGATAACGAACGAAATCATTATGTTTAACATCGTGTTTATAAAACATTGCAGATAACCAGGAAACATGACTacaaaaaaggtgataacgtttgGAAAAATCAGCAAGGATTTAAATCAGCAGCAAGCTTCTCAGAACAGAGAAAATGTGATCTCCGGATTCGGCACATTCGGTAAGAAATTACCAGAATCGAATGTAATCAAGATGAACGAGATCAAGCCGGAGGACGAGGAGGAGACGCATAACTTGAAGGAAATTATGGGAATAACTGGCTTTGGTAAAAAAGCCAAATCGTTTGACGTGCAGGAAATGCTAGACAACATTACGAAAACTATTCACAGCAGCAAAGTGGCTGGCAACAAGAAAGATAAGAAAAGCACAGAAGTTGCAGATAAGTCCACGGAGGAAGAACCTAAGATCGACAACAAAAATGAGGAAGATAGCGAGGATGAGGATGAGGACGAGGATGATTTAATTGGACCTCCGATTCCCACCGATCTTCAAAGCACGCTATCATCGGAGAAAACATCGAAAACTAAGGAAAACGAGGATGAGAGtgacgaagaagaggaggagtcCGATACAGAGGAAACTGAGTTACGAGATAAGATTCCATGCAACCACGAAGTAGCGATGACACACGGAACGAAAGCAGTGACAGCTATTGCGGCGGATCCCTCTGGAGCGAGATTGGCATCGGGTTCTATTGATTACGATGTCTGTTTCTGGGACTTTGCTGGTATGGATTCGTCGATGAGGAGTTTCAGAACTTTGCAGCCTTGCGAGAACCATCCTATCAAATGTTTGCAGTATTCTATGACTGGCGACGTGATATTAGTAATTTCAGGTTCGGCGCAAGCGAAAGTTCTGGACCGCGATGGTTTTGAGAAGTGTGAAACGGTGAAAGGTGATCAGTACATAACAGACATGGCACGTACGAAGGGTCACACAGCAGGATTGAACTGTGGCTGTTGGCACCCTTTCACGAAGGAAGAATACATGACCTGTTCGCAAGACAGCACCTGCAGGATATGGATCTTGTACAGGCCACGTGCTCACAAATATCTGATCAAATGCAGGGCGCAGAACGGTGTGAAAACTATTCCAACCACTTGCGGTTACAGTCGCGAGGGCACAGTGGTTGCTTGCGGTTGCGTGGACGGTTCGATACAGATGTGGGATCACAGGAAGAATTTTGTGAATCCGTCGTTAATCCAGAGAAACGCCCACGCGCAAGGTTGCGAGATATCGAGCTTGAGCTTCTCGTATCTTGGACACATGCTGGCAACGAGAAGCTGCGACGATACGCTGAAACTTTGGGACTTGAGAGCGTTCAAATCTCCAGTTTTCTCGGCTGAGAACCTGTACTCTCGCTACGACACGACCGACTGTATGTTCAATCCGGACGACTCGATCGTGATCACTGGAGAGTCGTTGAACAGGGGCCAGAGCACGGGTAGAGTGTTGTTCTACGACACGAAGACGTTCGAGTTGGTCAACGAGATAGACGTGACAAACTCGCACGTGATTAAAACGCTGTGGCACCCGAAGTTGAATCAGGTGTTCGTCGGCTGCGGAAACGGAATCGTGAAAGTCTACTACGACTCGAAGAAGAGTTTGAGGGGAGCGAAACTGTGCGTGGTGAAGACGCACATGAAACAGAAGCATATCGAGGTTATGTCCACGCAGCAGATCATCACGCCGCACGCTCTCCCGCTGTTCAGACAAGACAGACCGAAATCCGTGCGCAAGCAGATGGAGAAGGATCGCTTGGACCCGGTGAAGTCGCGAAGACCGGATCTACCGATCACGTCCGGTCAGGGAGGAAGAGTCGCCTCCTCCGGAGGAACGCTCAGCTCCTATGTAATCCGTAATTTAGGTCTGAGCAAGAGGATAGAGGACGATCAAGATCCTCGAGAGGCGATCCTGAAATACGCTAAAGTGGCCGAAGAGAATCCATACTGGATCGCCCCGGCGTATAAGAAGACACAACCGAAGACGATTTTCCAAGCGGACGAGCAAGACGGTCCGTCCGGAGCGAAGAAACCGAAAACCTGAAGCGTTCGCGCCGAATTGTTTCACTATTTGGGACATTAGGATAATATAGTTCTTAATGGTGTAAATCCGAACGATCTTCTGCTAGAGATAGTTGTCGGAGTATACGTATTCTGTAATACGTGACCGAACATAACGATGCACAGTGTCTATATGCAATTTAATCGTGGAATTACAGAGGAATTATTTAAGACTATGTTCTGGATGCTGTTTATTTGTTCCTTTTACttgggcctagcagactaagattggtccagcggccccacccacaatttttattgatattatgtggaaaacaatggttttaggttagctttaggttgaaagataaccccgtaaaattttaagtcgctaacccttcgtataaggatgatatgagggtaaatacccttaactgtatcatttttttcctcggttgttaattaagatattcagataagaaaaaaacgaaaatactcgaacttacctccttcatatcatacatttttctcaccatcgtgatcaaattattaagggtagaaaaaaatcgttaaattttttaggggtgggaattgcaagcaacccttcgagtgatcacttccaaaaaattcaagaacaatgttctgttgcttatctaacgtataaaaaagtttcaagatggtcggattggtggaacatagataaatattgaaaaacaaataaaattacgtcgttataatggtataatgtacagtgcagtgtttcttatcaggatattaagtcccttcttgatcaattatttctttttaaacgcgacgcGTAACATTACATAATTagtatatagttttatatgcggttatattatacatattccgGGGTTTGTCTCAGACCACCcctaccacccatttataatctagaaaataggttattttcaaaaattcaaagtgtttcttttataaatcagatgcgctgtatcaaatggtgatatttctaacttccggtttcggccggaaataggtgattgagaccggaagttacatttttcaaatggaacgtgatattttttattacggattcggattctatTGCTGCTAGTCCCTTTACAGTTCGAACACGTACGTTTTACGATCGCGGGACAACTTGTTCTCCAGCGTTAGCTAGGGAGAAGGTCGACCCTGTTGGAACATCGTATTaccaattttttggaaatcaaaTAATGTTCTTTTAAATACTTGTCCGCCATGTTGGATCGGACATTCTGGTTTATGAAATTAGTTCGGAATCGGGGTGAACGGCTCCGAAGACTTTCAATCACGAATTATCCATGAAATCCAGGAGCGTCTCGAGGTTTTGGCGATTTGGGACCACTGGTGCGACGGGATGAACGTTGATCGGCGCGGGCAAGAGGCGCGGTATGGCGAAGCGAAACGTATCCGTTGGTAGGACGAGGAGGAAATCGAGGAcccgaatctaaataaatcgatCAGTAAATAGATCGAGCCTGCTTCCTGCTGTTTTCCGATTGGATAGCAAAGGGAGCATTAGAGGAGGGTTGCTGGGGGGAGAAGGGGTCGTGTATTTGTGGCGTTCGAGACGGCAGTTGCGATCGCCTTCTGGCAAACTTTATCGTGACACCGTTTCGTGCGTGTTCGAGAGTCGGCCGGTTCGTACGATTGGGTCCGTTTCCGCCGTAACCGATCCGACTCGGTGTTTCGCGCTCGATGATTCTTGTGACACAGTAATTTTTTCCCTCGGTGTGTGCAAATTACCCTGTGCAATTGTCCTGGTGCATCGTTCCCCCGCGACGATCCCTCGCGCCGATACTTACTGGCAAGTAATCAGGAGTAACCGacggcaagagagagagagagtaagagaaAGAGCAAGAAAGCGAGAGAGATAGAATGAagtaaagagagaaagagatggaTAGAGCCGAAATCATTGAGAAAATTCGCGCACCGCTCGACTATATTCGTTTCGTGCGACGCGTGCGGCCACTTCCGCGTACATACTATGAATTCCTCGCGGCCGCCGCCGCGTACCATCGCCTTTTTGCTCTCGCTTCTCTTttatgatcttttgccatcgaTCCCCTCGATAGAAACAGCGTTCTCGCCGCGATACACCGCAGTCGAGAACCGATCTCCCGAAAAAGCATAGCCCTCGAGTACGAAAAATCTCATTTCGCAAATTCGTCCTTCGTCCGTCGAATTCGAATCACTTCTATTTCCGAGCAGCGTGAAATATAAACTCCTCTCCGAGTGTTATAGCTGCaacggaataaaaaaaaaaagagtcgGAAGCCGCCGCGCGAGAGAGGCGGATGACCGCGAAATCGCGCGATCCATCGATCGTGCGCCAAGATCGAGGCTCCCGGGTTCGAATAGCGCGGCTCGGGAGCGCCACGCGCGCGGTATTTAGTGCGTTTGTGATTCGAGGAAACACAAGCTCGTAAATAAACCTCGTAACTTAAGCCCGCACCCAATTCCGATTCTCTCGCGTTACATAATCGGTTCgattcgaatcgaatcgaatccccACCGTCGGGATCGCGGATAATCCGCCGGAGATAGAATCGTCGTGACTGTATACGTTACCATGGGCTTTTTCGCGATCATGCGATTTTACAGATGTAGAACACCATGGCTATCAGCATCAAGTTCACGAAATTCGACAACACACCATGGGGATTTCGTTTGGCGGGCGGGAGCGACTTCCCGCAGCCACTGACTGTCATCAGGGTACGTACTTCTCCGTTCATCATCGATCTCACTTTGTTCCGAGTGTATTCTTCATTGATATTTCTGCGATTGtcgggaagaacgccgcatgtcatatactttcactttcgagatatgtaTTGCCGTTTGAAGTTCTGaccactaatgctttgacatacaGTAGCAGACAGAAGTTTAAGACGACTATCTTTTCAGTAGATTATCGTGTTTTATTAGAGATGTTAAACGTCGAACAATCCTCAATTGTTCTTAATATTTACACATATATCCGCACTCTATCTACAAACAACCTAGAGTCTTTCAAAACATAAACAGCGTTTGGCAAAATGCGCATGAATCTTTCAATGCTGTATTTGCTGCGGACATTAAATtaaaacatacatatttatgaaaaaagtcAATAGAAGTaacaataatttctttaaaatattcaCGTGCATAAGGTATCATAGCCTCTTTCCTAGTGTCCAGATATTGAAACCTGTCCATAATGCcattaatttttcgaattacATGGTCCTGGACCGTTTCGCGAGAACGATGCCCACACCATTACACAACCACCACCGTGCTTGAGTGTTCCTACGGTGTAGTTTGGATTAAGATCTTCACCTTTGACACTTGCGAGCAATTGGGAACTATTAGACGTTTAGCATCTCTAATAAAATGCGATAATCTACTGGAAAGATAGTCGTCCTAAACGTTTGGCCGCTACTGTAGGACAtcagttaaattgcattatttttttcagcctttcgaatttgttttcatggctTTTGTTCTGATACAGACGTAATCCTCTCTATACTATAAATCTGAATTAAATGCATgaactgaaattttttaaaaatgtgacatgcggcgtttttcacGGCCATATCACAGACATATAActtaattaatgcataaactcaaatttttgagATTATGACATGTGGCGTTCTTTGTTGTAACCAAAGATTTTCGCGGTGAACACACAGTTTCGAACCTGGATCGTGTTACGACGTCGCAGATACTTTCAAAAACTAACAACACCGCGTTACCCTGACCGGCGGCCGCATGAATGCGCACTAGCTCGGCTGGTTGCATGCTATCCGGGGCCGGTGTCGCATCGGTAAAGTGGGGATTTTTTCGTCTTCTCGTGACAGGCTCTACGTTATCGATTGCGCGAGGTACGCGGGAATTCTTGCGAGATTTTAAACGAGTTTCATAGTTTGAATTTACCCGCGTTTCAAACATACGTTCTACAGACTGTTTCATTAGTTGCGGACATCgacaattttatattcaaagaaaaactTTATGTATAATTAAGAGAAACTTGACCATTTTGTTCTGAATACCAAAAAGcagtaaattattaatttcgaaGATCTATTTTGACCTAGAATTAAATCTCGATTCAATTACCGAATTCATGAGACTGTTTCATTAGTTGCGGGCATCGAAAATTTTATATTCGAAGAAAAACTTTATATAATTTCGTTCTGAATATACCAGAAATCAGTTGATCGTTAATTTCGGAGATCTATTTTGATTTAGAATCAAATCCCGATTTAATTACCGAATTTATGAGACTGTTTCATTCGTTGCGGACATCGAAAATTTTATATTCGAAGAAAAGCTTTATgtataattaaaagaaatttaaaCCTTTCGTTCTGAATACCAAAAAGCGTTAATTTCGAGGATCAATTTTGACCTAGAACCAAAATCCCGATTTAATTACTGAATTTATGAGACTGACAGGACTACAAAAAGTAACTCCAACAagataattgaaaaaattgttaaaactaTAATGCCAAGAACGGTGAAAAAACCGAAAAACGAACGAGGGCAATGTGAAGGAGAGAAGACGAAGAAAGACCCATTCAACTATTCCCCGTTGTTTGATCGTTCCAAATAGTTTTTCAATAGTTTACGATGAAACAGCTTCGAACGTAAATGAAACGTGTTTGGCAGGTGACAGAGGGGAGTCTCGCAGAATGCATGGGTTTGAAGGTCGGCGACGTCGTGGTCAGATTAAACGACCAGCCGATCGGCAGCTTGACCCACGGTCAGGCGCACGAAGAGTTGATGCGAGCAGGCAATAATTTCGCTCTGGGTATACAGCGGTGAGTAACTTCGAAACCGCAAACAATGTCCTCGGGAATTCTGAATGATTGTCGAGAGGAGCTACCGGAAGCTGTTCGCCGAATCGATAGTGACGCAACAACAACGACGATCCTCTCGTCCCAATGTCAACGACACGTTGCGCATCGGTCCGCTTGGACCGTGAAGCTTAACTTGAACTACTTTAGCTCGCGAGAGAGAATTTTCTCGGATGATTCACCCGTGCGACTATATCACCAATTTATCTACGACGTCCGTCGTATACGACCGCGGAGCGTCgcaaatataaaattccatCGCGTGTTCTCGACGAATAATTTAACCGATATTCGACCGAGACGACACGCCGGAATATTTCGTTTCCGCGGATTGACGATCTTCGAGAATGTGGTCGCGGTGGCCCTGTACGGCTtcgtatattataataatacgtcGGGGCCAGAGTATCCCGGCGTTACGGGCAACGTGAGGCAACGGGATTGCAACACTTATAAATAGGTGACCCAGAATGAAATCTGTTTATCATTGGTCGGCGATTTTATTGCTGGCATTTACTCGTCGCGCGTTTGTTCCCCGATCCCACTCATTACCGTTTCGCGCGTGAACCGGCTCGTAGTCGGCCAGGCTCGCCGACAAAACCGAGTTAAAATCGTCGTCGCCCGCTCCCAATTCCAAAGTATTCGGCTCTCTCTTCTCCGCGCGAAAACGTAAAAACACGATCGAACGCCAAGGTAAAAGCGAAGTCGCTTCTCCCATCGATTCAGCCATTAATCGACGCGATTCTTGCCGCAGAGAAGGAGATCCACATAAGGCTCTGGAGGGGCTGTCCGACGACAACATCGTCCCGTACAAGATTCCCGTATGTACTCTTTCTCGTCAGCTGTTCGCGCTGTTCGCGCTGTGCTCGTTGCTCGATCCCCTAACTCGACAAACATAAGATTGGAGATCTATCCTCCCTCGCGAGCCGAAAATCACGCAGCTGCGACGAGATCGTTGTTGTCCGATCGCGATAAACAAACAAAGCGGGTCCCGTTCGAATTGACAACACGATCtcattcgcgcgcgcgcgacgctCAATTAGGGCAGGGTTTCACAAAAACTTTTTCTGGGATGGAGCACTTGAATTTTGAcggagacagcggatttgacgcgtttatgacgaaaatgagtaggcgtaatttcGAACGGTAACTTTGAAAgagctgttatattattttcgaacggttaaacgtattaaaagaaagaaaatacatttctattccgctccagtttgttgcaatgcaggtagacaatgtttattttgcataaagatccgctttcTAATGGCCAgactgtaaaataaaaaatgtctgcaatgattgcaagagacaggaatcaaataaaaaatgtccgcAATGATTGGAagatacaggagccaaataaaattgtttatttagcATAATTTCCTTATTAAGTTGGAACTTAGACACTGGTGTTCTTAAATCTTTTTTATATGGCCACTGCTTTAAGCTGTGCGTGCCCATTttcgtcacaaatgcataaaatccgcggtctagcgaTGACACATAATCATGAACGTAATGaattattcatacttgaaattaatgtagaaGCTTGATAGTTTCCCGCGAAGCACAGTTCGGTAAACCCTGAATTAGGGCATAGAGTAACGGGTTAAGAATAATCTCGAGCACTCTCGGTCCTTGCCTAGTCGAAACCCAGTTTCGACGAGACCGTTGATGAGCAGCTGGTTCGTTTGTTAGCTAGCGGAACTGCCGCCGGTATTCCCGGAGCAGATCTTGAAGGAGGAGACGGTGATCGAGCAGTACGAGGAGACCACGTACGAGGAGACGACCACGGAGGAAGCCAAGCCAGAAGTGGAACCGCTCCCGGACAAGCCAAAAGACGAGAACAGCGAGATCGTGCCTAATCAGAATCTTACGGACGACGAGATCGCTCAGTTGATTCTCGAGGAAGAGGAGCTTCTCGACGAGAAGGGTGTTTTGGGGTAGAGATCCGTCGTTCCTATCGTTTCCCCTGTTTCACCTTGTTTGTTCACGCTAAAACCGCTTTCACCCGAACGAAACGCTCGAGCTGATCGACCGTGTTCGGTGAATCGATTAACGTTTCATATGTTTGAATCGTTTCATATGCAGTGGGTGTATAAAGTATTCGTACTCCTTTCgagaatgatttttatttttattttacattttgatgagattataacagagacgtAGTAAATTTCCGACGGTATTGCGACGtttcatatcgaaaacaaacgccgtggtaaaatgtcaaaaataaaggttcgacggagaatctcggtgtaacggttctttcgcttggtaaacaaacattatagtatgaTAATACGTAAATAGTAACttttgtaaacaccgcacggagcttTGGTTAGattc is part of the Lasioglossum baleicum chromosome 6, iyLasBale1, whole genome shotgun sequence genome and harbors:
- the LOC143210032 gene encoding gastrulation defective protein 1 homolog is translated as MTTKKVITFGKISKDLNQQQASQNRENVISGFGTFGKKLPESNVIKMNEIKPEDEEETHNLKEIMGITGFGKKAKSFDVQEMLDNITKTIHSSKVAGNKKDKKSTEVADKSTEEEPKIDNKNEEDSEDEDEDEDDLIGPPIPTDLQSTLSSEKTSKTKENEDESDEEEEESDTEETELRDKIPCNHEVAMTHGTKAVTAIAADPSGARLASGSIDYDVCFWDFAGMDSSMRSFRTLQPCENHPIKCLQYSMTGDVILVISGSAQAKVLDRDGFEKCETVKGDQYITDMARTKGHTAGLNCGCWHPFTKEEYMTCSQDSTCRIWILYRPRAHKYLIKCRAQNGVKTIPTTCGYSREGTVVACGCVDGSIQMWDHRKNFVNPSLIQRNAHAQGCEISSLSFSYLGHMLATRSCDDTLKLWDLRAFKSPVFSAENLYSRYDTTDCMFNPDDSIVITGESLNRGQSTGRVLFYDTKTFELVNEIDVTNSHVIKTLWHPKLNQVFVGCGNGIVKVYYDSKKSLRGAKLCVVKTHMKQKHIEVMSTQQIITPHALPLFRQDRPKSVRKQMEKDRLDPVKSRRPDLPITSGQGGRVASSGGTLSSYVIRNLGLSKRIEDDQDPREAILKYAKVAEENPYWIAPAYKKTQPKTIFQADEQDGPSGAKKPKT